CGTCCTTCTCATACTTGTCCCAACGCCGCTTATAGTCCGCCGCCTGCGCCCAGGTGGCGCGGTCGACCGCGACGTTGCCCATGCGGGTGGAGGGCTGACGGCCCTTCGAGCCGTAGACACGCTTTGGGTTCTCGCCGCAGGCCATCTTCAAGCCATAGGGCGCGCCGGGGAACTTCATGCCCTGCATCGTGCGGGCATAGACGTTCTTGAGCACGACCGAACGACCGCCCATCAGATTGGCCGAGCCGGGCAGGATCTGCAGCGTCGTCACGCCGCCATTGGCCAGCGCGCGGCTGAAGCCGGGGTCCTGCGGCCAGACGCTATGTTCGGCCCAGACGTCGGCCGTGACCGGGCCGGTCGCCTCGTTGCCGTCCGAATGCGCCTGCACACCGGGTGAGGGATAGTCGCCCAGATGGCTGTGGATGTCGATGATGCCGGGGGTCACCCACTTGCCGGTGCCGTCGATGACCGTCGCGCCGGCCGGCGCATCGACCGACTGGCCGACCGCGACGATCTTGCCGTCGGCGAACAGCACCTGGCCGTTCTCGATCCGCCCGCCTTCGCCGTCATAGACGGTGACGTTCCGGACCAGGGTCGGCACGCCCGGGTAGGGGCGATAGGTCGATGGGAAAGGATTGCGGTCATACGGCTTGCCCGGTTGTTTGGCGGGCGCGGCGGAGGCTGACCTGGTATCCTGCTTCTGTCCGCATGCGACGAGCGCAGACGCGGCAAGCAACGCGCACGCCAGGCGCGTGAATCGACGGTTCATGATGGCCCCTTTTGTTTGTGTCCCGTTGGTAGGGCGAGCCGGTGCATCGAGACAAGCGCGAAACGTTCGGGCCGGCCTCAGCGTGATCGGTGGATCGTCCGGTTGGGTCCTGCGTTCCAGCGGCTGGCGTTGGGGGAACAGCTATAACTTCGTATTTCGGGTCGGCGGTCTTGCTCCTGGTGTCGGCATCGGTGCCGGCGCACGCGCAAACGACCGAAGTCGTCGTCACCGGCCGCGGTCTCGCGCCCCGGCCTGGCGACGCCGCGTTCGACGTCGTCACCATTGCGCCCGAGCGGATCGCGGAGTCGGCGAGTGCTCGCCTGGAATCGGTGCTGGCCGACGTGGCGGGGCTCCAGCAGTTCCGCCGATCGGATTCTCGCACCGCCAATCCCACCAGCCAGGGCATTTCGTTGCGCGGCATCGGGGGCAACGCGTCGAGCCGTGCGCTGCTGGTCCTCGACGGCGTGCCTCAGGCCGACCCGTTCGGGGGCTGGGTCGCGTTTCCGGCCTATGCGACCGATCGCATCGGCCTGATCCGCGTCACGCGCGGCGGGGGCAGCGGTTATTTCGGCGCGGGCGCCTTGGCCGGAACGGTCGAACTGGAGAGCGCCGGCCGCGCGGGAGCGCCCATCGCCGGGTCGATCGCTTACGGCAGCCGGCGTTCGCTCGATGCGTCCGCGTCTACATTGCTGCAAAGCGGGCAGGGGTTCGCGACCGTCTCGGCCGCTTATGCCCGCGGCGACGGCTTCGTACCGATCGTCGCCGAGAGCCGCGGGCCGGCCGATCGCGCCGCACCCTATGAACAGGCGTCCGGCGCGGTCCGTGCCGTACTGCCGATCGGCAGCGCGACCGAGCTTCAGGCGAACATGGCCGCGTTCGCCGACGTCCGCGACCGCGGCACCGACTTCACCCGCAACCGCAGCGAGGGCGCCGATGCGAGCGTGCGCCTGATCGGGCGAGGACGGTGGGGGTTCTCTGCCCTGGCCTACCTCCAGACCCGGAGCTTTGCTTCGCAGTTCGCGGCGGTCGACGCGGCGCGCGCTACCGTCACGCCGACGCTCGACCAGTATAATACGCCGGCAACGGGCCTTGGTGCGCGTATGGAGTTGGTGCCCCCGGTGGGGGAGGGCGTCGATCTGCGGCTCGGCGGCGATTGGCGCGACGTCAAGGGGCGGACGCAGGAACTGTACAGCTACACCGCGGGTGTGCCGACGCGGCGACGCGAGGCGGGCGGATCGGCGCGGACCATGGGCCTGTTCGCCGACGCCAGCGTCGAGCGGGGGCGTGTGACGTTGACGCTCGGCGGACGGGTCGATCGCTGGCGGATCAGCGATGGCCGCAGCCGAGAGGCGCTGCTCGCCGGCGGCGGGGCGCTGACCGATATGGTCCATCCCGATCGCACCGGCACTGAATGGACCGGCCGCGCCGGCCTCGCGGTGGCCCCTGTCGAGGCAGTTCGATTCCGCGTTGCAGCCTATCGTGGCTGGCGCCTTCCGACGCTCAACGAGCTCTACCGGCCATTCCGCGTCGGCGCCGACGCGACTGCCGCCAACGCTGCCCTGGCCCCGGAGCGGCTGACCGGCGTCGACGCGGGCGTAACTCTTACGCCGGTCCGCGGCGCCTCGTTCGGGGTCAGCGTCTTTCGCGATCGCCTGACCGGCGCGATCGCCAATGTCGGGGAGGGGCGCGGGCCGGGAACGTTCTCCGGCGTCGGTTTCGTTGCAGCGAACGGGGTGTACCGCGTGCGGCGCAACCTCGACGCGATCCGGTCGAGCGGTCTCGAGCTCGACGCGCGGTACGACGCCGGCCCCGCTTTCGCGCTGTTGTCGTGGAGCCGCGCCAATTCGCGCGTCTCGGCCAGTGGTACCGCGGCAGCGCTCAATGGTCTTCGCCCGGCGCAGACGCCGCGTGATCTGGTGTCCGGCACGATCGGCTGGCGTCGCGATGGGCTGACGCTGTCCACGACCGTCCGCCACGCCGCGCATCAGTTCGAGGACGACGCCAACAGCCGGACGCTGGCTCCGGCGACGACACTCGACGCGTACGCCGCGGTTCCCTTGGGGAGGAGGGTGGCGATCGAGGTGCGCGGTGAAAACCTGTTCGACGAACGGGTCGAAGCGGGCGTCGCCGGCACCGGCATCGTCGAGCGCGCGACACCGCGGACATTGTGGATCGGGCTGCGTTTGACGCCCTAGCGTGCTGTTCCGGGTACGCGCGGCCCAATGTGATAAGCGCTTGCCACCCGCCCGACACCGGCGTCAGATAGCGCTAACAATGATCGGGAGGGGAAGAGTCGTGCAGGATCCACGCGCGAATACCGGCTTCATCGCGGCGATCGTCGCGGTGGCCACCATTGGCGGGTTGCTGTTCGGGTATGACAGTGGTGCCGTGAACGGTACGCAGCCGGGGTTGAAGGCGGCGTTCGGTTTGAGCGAAGGCGGTCTGGGCTTTACCGTCGGATCGCTGTTGATCGGCTGTTTCGTCGGCGCCTTCCTTGCCGGGCGACTGGCCGACGTGATGGGCCGCCGCAAGGTGATGATGCTCGCCGCACTGCTCTTTCTCGTCGGCGCGTTGGTGCAGGGCTTTGCGCACGAACAATGGCTGTTCGTCCTGGCGCGGTTTGCCGGCGGCATGGCGGTGGGGGCGGCAAGCGTGCTGTCGCCGGCCTATATCTCGGAGGTTGCGCCGGCGAACATCCGCGGGCGGATGACGACCGTCCAGCAGATCATGATCATCACCGGTCTGACCGCGGCGTTCGTGGTCAACTGGTTCCTCGCCCGCGCGGCCGGAGCCTCCACCGCGCCCTATTGGGCGGGGATCGAGGCGTGGCGCTGGATGTACCTGATGCAGGCGATCCCCGCGGCGGTCTTCCTGGTCGCGCTGACGATGATTCCGGAAAGTCCGCGCTATCTGGTGTCGAAGGGCCGGATCGACGAGGCGCGTACCGTGCTCGCCAAGCTGTTCGGCAGCGTAGAGGCGGAGGGCAAGCTTACCGATATCCGTGCCAGTTTCTCTGACGACCACCGCCCGCGGCTGTCCGATCTGAAGAACCCTGCAACCGGTCGCATTCGCCCGATCCTTTGGGCGGGGCTGCTGCTGGCGGTGTTCCAGCAACTCGTCGGCATCAACGTCATCTTCTATTACGGCGCGACCTTGTGGCAGCTGGCCGGGTTCACCGAGGATCAATCGCTACAGATCAACATCGTGTCGGGCCTGGTGTCGATCGCGGCGTGCTTCGTAACGATCGCGCTGGTCGATCGCATCGGGCGCAAGCCGCTGCTGCTGATCGGGTCGGCCGGCATGGCGGCAACGCTGATCGCGCTGGTCTATGCTTTTGCCAATGGATCGGTCGATGGGGCGGGCAAGCTCAGCCTCTCGAGCGAGCTCGGCACGATCGCGCTGGTCGCGGCGAACCTCTACGTCATCTTCTTCAATGTCAGCTGGGGCCCGATCATGTGGGTCATGCTGGGCGAGATGTTCCCCAACCAGATCCGCGGCTCGGCGCTGGCGGTTTGCGGCTTCGCGCAATGGTTCTCGAACTATCTGGTCGCGCAGAGCTTCCCGCTGATGGCGGCGGGGCTGGGGCTGGCGGTCAGCTACAGCCTGTATGCGGCGGCGGCGGTCGTCAGCTTCTTCCTGGTCCAGCGGTTCATTCACGAAACCAAGGGCGTCGAACTCGAAGCGATGAAGGGCTGAGGCGCGGGCGTCCGTGGTTTGCGCCAAGCAAACCACGGACTTGCCGCGGCGGGCAGCGAGCGCGCGCAGCGCGTTCGTCTCACGGCGTGACGTTCCTTGTCGTGCTCTCGCGCAGGCGAGGCACCGTAGGGATCAATGCACCGTCGTCGCTGCCTCGCCCGAGTGCCGCACCTTCGCGCCCGCGGCTGCCAGCGCAAACACCACCAGCGCGGCATAGCACGCCGCCGGCACGATGAATGCGGTCGCATAGCTGCCGGTCGCGCCCGACACGATGCCAGTCAGCGGCGGGATCGCTGCGCCGCCGACGATCGAGAAGCACAGGAAGCCGGACGTCGCCTCCTGGCTGGCGGTCGAACGTTCCAGCGTCAGCGTGAAGATGACCGGGAACATGATCGAGTTGAACAGCCCCATCGACAGCGCAGCGAAGCCGGCGCCCACGCCGCCGACGAACAGCACATAGCCCGCGATGGCGACGTTGACGCCTGCGAACACGGCAAGCAGGCGGGCGGCAGGGAAGCGGGTCAGCAGCGCCGATCCGATGATCCGGCCGACCATCGCACCACCCCAATAGAAGGACACGGCCTTGCCGGCTTCCAGCAGGGAGACGCCGGGCGTGCCGTCGCTGCCCATCGCCAGGCCGAGCAGCGGAACGCCGAACGCGGCGTCCGACTGCCCCCAGATCGCATCGGAATTCAGGAACAGCGCCATCTGCGTCCCGATCGCGACTTCGGCGCCGACGTAGAGGAAGATGCCGAGCCCGCCGAGCACCGCCCAACGCGATGCGAGCGCTTCGGAAATCGCGGTGCCGAAGCTCTTGGGAGCAGCACTGTCCGGGGCCGCCGCGGCGACCAGCTTGCGCATGGTGAAGAAGAACAGCAGCAACAGGACGAGCAGCCCCGCAATCCAGAAGAAGGCGCGATCGATGCCGCCAAGCGCGGTCTGGCGCACCGCTTCGGTCACGACGGTGCCTTCCTTTACCTCGACACCCTTCAGGAAGAGCGTCGCGCCGATCCAGGGGCCGAGAAAGGTACCCAGGCTGTTGAACGCCTGACTGAAGGTCAGCCGGAAATGGCTGCGCGATGGATCGCCCAGCACCGCCGCCAGCGGGTTCGCCGCGACCTGCAGGATTGTGATCCCGCTGGCCAGTGTGAACAGGCCCAGCAGTACCAGGCTATAGACGGCCGCGTTGGCGGCGCCGAGCATGATCAGGCAGCCCGCGATCATCAGCGTCAGTGCAATGAGCACGGTCGGCACCGACTTGCGCCGGCTGAGCAGCGCGGCGGCGGGGAAGCTCATCACGCCGTAGGCGATGAAGAACGCCGACGCGCTAAGCTGTGCCTGCAAGTCGGTCAGCGAGAAGATGCCCTTCACCGCCGCGACCAGCGGGTCGATCAGCGAGGTGATGAACCCCCAGGCAAAAAACAGGGTGGTGACGGTGGCGAACGCCGCCGTGGTGTTGGCGCCCACCTGGGGTGCCGGCCGTGTGGACATGTCGTCCTCCCTTGGAACCGGTTTCATAATTTCGGTCGGTCCGTCTCTAGTGGCTGGAAGGCGCGCTGCAAGGGGGTGATGATCCTCCCTTGGAAGGGGAGGTGGCCGGCGCAGCCGGTCGGCGGGGTGTCGCGCTATCTGGGACATGGTGACACCTCTCCGTCGCGCTTCACGTGCCACCTTCCCTTGCAGGGGAGGAGCGGCAGGTAGATTGACCTGCGCCACCCATCC
The nucleotide sequence above comes from Roseomonas aeriglobus. Encoded proteins:
- a CDS encoding sugar porter family MFS transporter — protein: MQDPRANTGFIAAIVAVATIGGLLFGYDSGAVNGTQPGLKAAFGLSEGGLGFTVGSLLIGCFVGAFLAGRLADVMGRRKVMMLAALLFLVGALVQGFAHEQWLFVLARFAGGMAVGAASVLSPAYISEVAPANIRGRMTTVQQIMIITGLTAAFVVNWFLARAAGASTAPYWAGIEAWRWMYLMQAIPAAVFLVALTMIPESPRYLVSKGRIDEARTVLAKLFGSVEAEGKLTDIRASFSDDHRPRLSDLKNPATGRIRPILWAGLLLAVFQQLVGINVIFYYGATLWQLAGFTEDQSLQINIVSGLVSIAACFVTIALVDRIGRKPLLLIGSAGMAATLIALVYAFANGSVDGAGKLSLSSELGTIALVAANLYVIFFNVSWGPIMWVMLGEMFPNQIRGSALAVCGFAQWFSNYLVAQSFPLMAAGLGLAVSYSLYAAAAVVSFFLVQRFIHETKGVELEAMKG
- a CDS encoding glucose/galactose MFS transporter, giving the protein MSTRPAPQVGANTTAAFATVTTLFFAWGFITSLIDPLVAAVKGIFSLTDLQAQLSASAFFIAYGVMSFPAAALLSRRKSVPTVLIALTLMIAGCLIMLGAANAAVYSLVLLGLFTLASGITILQVAANPLAAVLGDPSRSHFRLTFSQAFNSLGTFLGPWIGATLFLKGVEVKEGTVVTEAVRQTALGGIDRAFFWIAGLLVLLLLFFFTMRKLVAAAAPDSAAPKSFGTAISEALASRWAVLGGLGIFLYVGAEVAIGTQMALFLNSDAIWGQSDAAFGVPLLGLAMGSDGTPGVSLLEAGKAVSFYWGGAMVGRIIGSALLTRFPAARLLAVFAGVNVAIAGYVLFVGGVGAGFAALSMGLFNSIMFPVIFTLTLERSTASQEATSGFLCFSIVGGAAIPPLTGIVSGATGSYATAFIVPAACYAALVVFALAAAGAKVRHSGEAATTVH
- a CDS encoding amidohydrolase translates to MNRRFTRLACALLAASALVACGQKQDTRSASAAPAKQPGKPYDRNPFPSTYRPYPGVPTLVRNVTVYDGEGGRIENGQVLFADGKIVAVGQSVDAPAGATVIDGTGKWVTPGIIDIHSHLGDYPSPGVQAHSDGNEATGPVTADVWAEHSVWPQDPGFSRALANGGVTTLQILPGSANLMGGRSVVLKNVYARTMQGMKFPGAPYGLKMACGENPKRVYGSKGRQPSTRMGNVAVDRATWAQAADYKRRWDKYEKDGGEPPTRNIAMDTLRGVLSGEILVQNHCYRADEMAIVMDMAKEFGYKVSAFHHAVEAYKIGDLLKANDTCAAVWADWYGFKMESYDGIHENLPLLHKAGACVMIHSDDANGIQRLNQEVAKALNAGRRAGINVSDEFAWTWLSLNPAKALGIDKVTGSLRPGKMADVVLWNGNPLSVYSRPEKVWVDGAMLYDMNNPKLRPVSDFEIGQPGMGDVK
- a CDS encoding TonB-dependent receptor: MLLVSASVPAHAQTTEVVVTGRGLAPRPGDAAFDVVTIAPERIAESASARLESVLADVAGLQQFRRSDSRTANPTSQGISLRGIGGNASSRALLVLDGVPQADPFGGWVAFPAYATDRIGLIRVTRGGGSGYFGAGALAGTVELESAGRAGAPIAGSIAYGSRRSLDASASTLLQSGQGFATVSAAYARGDGFVPIVAESRGPADRAAPYEQASGAVRAVLPIGSATELQANMAAFADVRDRGTDFTRNRSEGADASVRLIGRGRWGFSALAYLQTRSFASQFAAVDAARATVTPTLDQYNTPATGLGARMELVPPVGEGVDLRLGGDWRDVKGRTQELYSYTAGVPTRRREAGGSARTMGLFADASVERGRVTLTLGGRVDRWRISDGRSREALLAGGGALTDMVHPDRTGTEWTGRAGLAVAPVEAVRFRVAAYRGWRLPTLNELYRPFRVGADATAANAALAPERLTGVDAGVTLTPVRGASFGVSVFRDRLTGAIANVGEGRGPGTFSGVGFVAANGVYRVRRNLDAIRSSGLELDARYDAGPAFALLSWSRANSRVSASGTAAALNGLRPAQTPRDLVSGTIGWRRDGLTLSTTVRHAAHQFEDDANSRTLAPATTLDAYAAVPLGRRVAIEVRGENLFDERVEAGVAGTGIVERATPRTLWIGLRLTP